CGCGTCAGATCAAGCAGTTCGAGGGCGTCGAAGACGTCCGCTACGGTGCCGAGTGGGTGCGCCGCCTGCACGACGCCGGACGCGCGCTCGAGCGGCTGACGCTCGGCGTGCTGGTGCTGGTCGGGCTCATGGTGGTGTTCATCGTCTACAACACGATTCGCCTCACGGTGCTGGCGCGGCGCCATCAGGTCGAGATCATGACCCGGCTCGGCGCCACCGACGGCTTCGTCGCCACCCCGTTCGTGCTCGAGGCGTTGTTCGAGGCGTTCATGGCGGCGCTGATCGCGCTCGCGCTGGTCTTCGCAGCCCAGCAGGCCGCAGCCCAGCAGCTGCTCGGCAGCTTCGTGTTCCTGCCTCCGCTCGTGATGCTCGCGTTCGTGGGCGGCGTGGTGGTGCTCGCGGCCGTCGGCACCTCGCTCGCGCTCGCGCGCGTGCTGCGGTCCGTGAGCGCATGAGGCGCCGACTCACCGGGCGGCTCCTGCCGGTCGGGGCGCTGGCGCTCACTCTGCTCATCGCCGACTCGCTTCACGGACTCACGCCACTGCGCGGCGGCGCCACGGTGGCGTTCGCGCAGGACAGTCTCGAGATGGCGAAGCGCCGCGAGCTCGAGTCGATCCGCCGCCAGGCACAAGAAAGCCGCGAGCAGGCCAAGCGCCTCAAAGGCCGCGAAACCCAGGCGGTCGGCCAGTTGCGCCGCACCGAGCGCGACTTGAACAGCACGCGCCGCAGGCTGAGCGATCTGCGCGTGCGCGGCCGGCGACTCGACACTCAGCTCGAGGCAACGCGCGCCGATCTGCAGCTCAACATCCAGACCCTCGGCTCGCAGCGCTCGAGGCTGCGGCGGCGCCTGCGCCAGATCTATCAGTTCGGCCCCACGCGCGATCTCGAGCTGCTGCTGTCTTCGCAGTCGTTCGCCCAGTTGCTGTCGCGCTGGGACTTCCTGCTCATGGTGGCCGAGCAGGACCGCGTCATGATGGAGGAGGTCCGCGCGCGCAAGGACGTGGTCGAGATTCTGGAAGGACGTCTCGAGAAGCATCTCCAGCAGGTCGACCGCAACAAACTGCAGACCAACAAAGAGAGCGAACGCCTGGCGCGTCAGCGCGCCGAACGCCAGGGCACCGTGCAGGAAATCCAGACCCAGCGACTCGCCTACGAAGCGGCGGCGGTCGAGCTGGAGCGAACCGCAAAGGCGATTTCGGGACTGCTCGCGCGGCTCGAACGTCAACGTCGCGAATCCGAGGAGAAGGCGCGCGTCGAAGGGCGCGAGGTGGTGCCCTACACCGGCGACTTCGCGCGCGGCCAGGGGCAAATCGACTGGCCCGCCCGCGGTGCGCTGATCGGAACCTTCGGCCCCGAGAAGCACCCGCGCTTCAACACCACGGTCCAGAACAACGGCATCGAC
This window of the Candidatus Eisenbacteria bacterium genome carries:
- a CDS encoding peptidoglycan DD-metalloendopeptidase family protein, which codes for MRRRLTGRLLPVGALALTLLIADSLHGLTPLRGGATVAFAQDSLEMAKRRELESIRRQAQESREQAKRLKGRETQAVGQLRRTERDLNSTRRRLSDLRVRGRRLDTQLEATRADLQLNIQTLGSQRSRLRRRLRQIYQFGPTRDLELLLSSQSFAQLLSRWDFLLMVAEQDRVMMEEVRARKDVVEILEGRLEKHLQQVDRNKLQTNKESERLARQRAERQGTVQEIQTQRLAYEAAAVELERTAKAISGLLARLERQRRESEEKARVEGREVVPYTGDFARGQGQIDWPARGALIGTFGPEKHPRFNTTVQNNGIDIQVPLGTPVRAVAKGRVDYTNSDYATYGQMIIVNHGDGYYTLYAHLSEISVATGVEVNPGQAIGRSGDSGSLKGAVLHFEVRRGGAALDPQNWLRP